A section of the Paenibacillus odorifer genome encodes:
- a CDS encoding AlkZ-related protein translates to MGQEYEQGSVTTYGETAEVIAKLGILPLAALIPGHPSLNGLTKPENWHTGTDLDPWSWRAQFPGEGLAGYGKFIKKKAILVSREWFPAFVAAAGSTKSIEERYKDGLASKEAVTLLQIVREHEGIDTRKLRAEADMKAKEKKTAFDNAVTELQGSLDMVISGIKQRLNDEGEVNGWSSTSFETVSHWMSDNGLSAFEGDREEAIAWIQSKMNGVWSPTAIAWTNKAFSWN, encoded by the coding sequence ATGGGTCAGGAATATGAACAAGGTAGTGTCACCACTTATGGTGAAACAGCAGAGGTTATTGCGAAATTGGGGATTTTACCGCTTGCTGCGCTCATCCCCGGGCACCCGTCTTTAAACGGCTTAACTAAGCCCGAGAATTGGCATACTGGAACAGATTTAGATCCGTGGTCATGGCGTGCGCAGTTTCCAGGTGAGGGCCTTGCAGGATACGGAAAGTTTATTAAGAAAAAGGCTATTTTGGTCTCAAGGGAGTGGTTCCCGGCATTTGTAGCAGCAGCAGGCAGTACCAAATCTATTGAAGAGCGGTATAAGGATGGGTTGGCTAGTAAAGAAGCTGTGACCTTGCTGCAGATTGTTCGTGAACATGAAGGTATTGATACACGTAAACTTCGGGCAGAGGCTGATATGAAGGCAAAAGAAAAGAAAACAGCCTTCGATAACGCGGTTACTGAGCTGCAAGGATCTTTAGATATGGTGATCTCAGGCATCAAGCAACGCCTGAATGATGAAGGTGAAGTAAATGGTTGGAGTAGTACCTCGTTCGAGACGGTCAGTCACTGGATGTCAGATAACGGTTTATCCGCTTTTGAAGGGGATAGAGAAGAGGCCATAGCTTGGATACAATCGAAGATGAACGGGGTATGGTCGCCTACAGCAATAGCTTGGACAAACAAAGCATTCTCATGGAATTAA
- a CDS encoding TrkH family potassium uptake protein: protein MTPPKVLSLGFLILITAGTFLLSLPVSSTSGQISFIDALFMATSATCVTGLAVIDTGTQLTTFGQVVLLILFQIGGLGFVTMATLITLVLNKRISLKERILLQESMNQNSMQGIVLLIRRVLIYSLVIQLSGAVLFAGRFMMDMPFGKAAYYGIFHSISIFNNAGFDLFGDIHGPFSGLTRFVNDPIVNFTSMSLIFLGGIGFIVLSDLMDFPKRRRLTLHSKVVLWTSLILIIIGAGLFFLLEYNSTLKPLSASGKFWATFLQAVTPRSGGVTTIEVPLLRQSTQFLMILLMFIGAAPGSTGGGIKITTFAVLVTAVAARLRGKEDIVMFRHRIAKENVYRALTITLMSLMLLVIATMLLSLTESAEFLTVLFEAVSAFGTSGLSMGLTPELTTAGKVLVIILMFMGRTGPLTLAYALKPKGSKELYRYPEGKITIG from the coding sequence ATGACCCCGCCCAAAGTTTTATCACTAGGATTCTTAATCCTTATCACTGCCGGGACTTTTCTGCTTAGTCTCCCGGTCTCCTCAACATCCGGACAAATATCCTTTATCGATGCCTTGTTTATGGCGACTTCAGCCACATGTGTTACAGGTCTTGCAGTCATTGATACGGGAACTCAGCTAACTACCTTCGGACAAGTTGTTCTACTCATTTTATTTCAAATCGGAGGATTAGGCTTTGTAACGATGGCTACTTTGATTACCTTGGTCCTTAATAAACGGATATCCTTGAAAGAGCGAATCCTTTTGCAAGAATCTATGAACCAAAATTCGATGCAGGGAATTGTACTCTTAATCCGTAGGGTCCTGATCTATTCTCTTGTTATTCAGCTGTCGGGTGCCGTGTTGTTTGCTGGAAGGTTTATGATGGATATGCCCTTTGGGAAAGCAGCATATTATGGGATTTTTCACAGTATATCTATCTTTAATAATGCAGGCTTTGATCTCTTCGGTGATATTCATGGGCCTTTTAGCGGACTTACTCGTTTTGTAAATGATCCCATTGTTAACTTCACCTCAATGAGCCTTATATTTCTTGGAGGGATTGGTTTTATCGTTCTGTCTGATCTTATGGACTTTCCTAAACGCAGAAGACTCACTCTTCATTCAAAGGTTGTTCTTTGGACTTCTCTTATATTGATTATTATTGGTGCGGGGCTGTTTTTCCTACTGGAGTATAATTCTACGCTGAAGCCCTTGAGTGCAAGCGGAAAGTTTTGGGCGACCTTTTTACAAGCGGTAACTCCGCGATCTGGTGGTGTCACCACCATTGAAGTTCCACTTTTACGGCAATCCACACAATTTCTGATGATTCTATTGATGTTTATCGGTGCTGCACCTGGGTCGACGGGTGGAGGAATTAAGATCACTACATTCGCCGTACTGGTTACTGCGGTAGCTGCACGATTACGGGGGAAAGAAGATATTGTAATGTTTCGCCACCGGATCGCTAAAGAAAATGTATATAGAGCCCTTACCATCACATTAATGTCTCTTATGCTGCTTGTCATCGCTACGATGTTATTATCCTTGACCGAGAGCGCTGAATTTCTAACTGTACTTTTTGAAGCTGTATCTGCTTTTGGAACCTCAGGCTTATCTATGGGCCTTACTCCGGAACTGACTACGGCAGGAAAGGTTCTAGTGATTATCCTGATGTTTATGGGCCGGACCGGACCACTTACACTTGCTTATGCTTTGAAACCAAAAGGTAGTAAAGAACTGTATCGTTACCCAGAAGGTAAGATAACGATTGGATAG
- a CDS encoding hemolysin family protein, which translates to MGIGLSLTLVVILIILTAFFVATEFALVRLRGSQISQMVLDGKKNALAVQKVSANLDGYLSACQLGITITALGIGALAEPAFEQLLLPIFDWANISSSVSHPLAFLLAFIIATFLHVVVGELAPKTAAINIPEKIGQITSPLIIWFYRILYPLIWFMNGSANMLVRLFGMKPASEHGDAHSEDEIRLILSESYESGKINKAEYGYVNRIFTFDEMLAKEIMVPRTDMVCLFTNHSLKENFEIIRKEQYTRFPVAQGSKDNIIGMINTKQLYLQYDNNPDFDFHSLIQPVLTVSEVTPVKNLLTRMQLERVHIALLLDEYGGTSGLITIEDILEEIVGEIRDEFDGDERREVEKISDTNYLFDGKVSLLEVKDLTGLDFEDEEVTTVGGWVYSHITDPAIGKSIVRDHVTLTIREMNRYRVRKVEVVIEQSSNTESS; encoded by the coding sequence ATGGGTATAGGACTTAGTTTGACGTTGGTGGTTATTTTGATTATTTTAACCGCTTTTTTTGTAGCAACAGAATTTGCATTGGTGAGACTTAGAGGTAGCCAGATCAGTCAAATGGTGCTTGACGGAAAGAAGAATGCCTTAGCAGTACAGAAGGTATCCGCTAATCTCGATGGCTATTTATCCGCTTGTCAGCTCGGGATTACTATCACTGCGCTGGGTATTGGTGCACTGGCAGAGCCTGCATTCGAACAGTTATTGCTTCCTATTTTCGACTGGGCCAATATCAGTTCTAGTGTGAGTCACCCTCTTGCGTTTTTACTCGCATTCATCATTGCAACATTCTTACACGTCGTTGTCGGAGAACTTGCTCCGAAGACGGCAGCTATAAACATTCCGGAAAAAATCGGTCAAATTACTTCACCGCTGATTATTTGGTTCTACAGAATTTTGTACCCTCTCATTTGGTTCATGAACGGTTCCGCTAATATGCTTGTTCGACTTTTTGGGATGAAACCAGCTAGTGAGCATGGAGACGCGCATAGTGAAGATGAGATTCGTTTGATCTTGTCCGAGAGTTACGAAAGTGGGAAAATCAATAAAGCCGAATATGGCTATGTTAACCGAATCTTTACTTTTGATGAGATGCTCGCCAAAGAAATCATGGTTCCGCGAACCGATATGGTATGTCTTTTTACCAATCATTCGTTGAAAGAAAATTTCGAAATTATCCGCAAGGAGCAATATACTCGTTTCCCTGTGGCACAAGGCAGCAAGGATAATATTATCGGAATGATCAACACGAAACAGCTCTATTTGCAGTATGATAACAATCCTGATTTTGATTTCCACAGCTTAATTCAACCCGTACTGACAGTATCTGAGGTGACACCAGTCAAGAATCTTCTAACTCGTATGCAGTTGGAGCGTGTGCATATTGCCTTGCTGCTTGATGAATATGGTGGAACATCCGGTCTCATCACGATTGAAGATATTTTGGAAGAAATCGTTGGTGAAATCCGTGACGAGTTTGACGGTGATGAACGCAGAGAAGTCGAAAAAATAAGCGATACTAACTATCTATTCGATGGTAAGGTATCTCTGTTAGAGGTCAAGGATCTTACAGGGCTTGATTTCGAAGATGAAGAAGTGACCACAGTTGGAGGTTGGGTATACAGTCATATTACCGATCCAGCCATTGGCAAAAGTATTGTTCGTGACCATGTAACATTGACCATCCGCGAGATGAACAGATACCGTGTCCGCAAGGTTGAAGTTGTTATCGAACAATCAAGCAACACTGAATCATCATAA
- a CDS encoding DUF6773 family protein, translating into MKGPKIKDERIITEIQKFSTHGLLIVLVGFMISLLVKVFILEWDIKYWVDTFGIMLLGCLYVTVRCVKDGIYLLPSKEGELRRFKKIHLISGVISTIIWATLTFLLDFREAGEVDIRKNISSTLVGAVVFFIGITWAMWYIINKSNKNADKNIES; encoded by the coding sequence GTGAAAGGGCCAAAGATTAAAGACGAACGAATTATCACAGAAATTCAGAAGTTTAGTACGCACGGATTATTGATTGTGTTAGTGGGATTTATGATCAGCCTTTTGGTAAAAGTATTTATCCTGGAATGGGACATCAAATATTGGGTAGATACTTTTGGGATTATGCTGTTAGGTTGCTTGTATGTTACCGTTCGTTGTGTCAAAGATGGGATATACCTGCTGCCGAGTAAGGAAGGAGAACTCAGACGGTTTAAGAAGATTCATTTAATATCGGGTGTTATCAGCACGATTATTTGGGCCACGCTAACATTTTTGCTTGATTTTAGAGAAGCGGGAGAAGTGGATATTAGAAAAAATATATCGAGTACTCTCGTGGGGGCGGTTGTTTTTTTCATAGGGATCACTTGGGCGATGTGGTACATAATTAATAAATCCAACAAAAATGCTGACAAGAACATTGAGAGTTAA
- a CDS encoding MBL fold metallo-hydrolase, with protein sequence MRVTREGHLLQLTWMPNFFPVNCYIIEEKDGLTLIDAAMPFSLKGIMDTEAKLNKKLTRIILTHAHDDHIGALDGLKKQRPEAQVYISERDSALLRGDRSLREGEPQTPIKGGVPKKIATKPDVLLHEGDTIGSLTAIHTPGHTPGSMSFLDSRSGAVIVGDALQTFRGTAVAGTIIPLFPFPAMATWNKAQALNSAIKLLELSPALLAVGHGNLLKAPKQEMEKAIRKAQMIQDRSN encoded by the coding sequence ATGAGAGTAACACGTGAAGGTCATTTATTGCAGTTGACTTGGATGCCAAATTTTTTTCCAGTGAATTGTTACATTATTGAGGAAAAGGATGGATTGACTTTAATAGATGCCGCTATGCCATTTAGTCTAAAAGGAATTATGGATACTGAAGCGAAGCTAAATAAGAAGCTTACACGCATAATCTTAACGCATGCGCATGATGATCATATTGGGGCACTGGATGGACTAAAAAAGCAACGTCCAGAGGCTCAGGTGTACATCTCTGAGCGAGATTCGGCATTACTGCGTGGAGATCGTTCACTTCGGGAAGGAGAACCTCAGACCCCTATTAAGGGAGGCGTGCCGAAGAAGATAGCTACCAAGCCAGATGTCCTTCTCCACGAAGGGGATACCATTGGATCATTAACAGCGATTCACACTCCAGGACATACCCCCGGCTCTATGTCTTTCCTTGATTCACGCAGCGGTGCTGTAATCGTTGGGGATGCTCTTCAGACCTTCCGGGGAACTGCGGTGGCTGGAACCATCATCCCCCTGTTTCCTTTTCCAGCAATGGCTACATGGAATAAAGCTCAAGCTTTGAATAGTGCGATTAAGCTTCTAGAGTTATCTCCAGCTTTACTTGCTGTTGGTCACGGCAACTTACTTAAAGCGCCAAAGCAGGAGATGGAGAAAGCCATACGTAAGGCACAAATGATTCAGGATAGGAGTAATTAA
- a CDS encoding DUF1836 domain-containing protein — protein MESFALTRVEMSSLLLSLTGLSDRKPLNILQEAWAKFHREELQKGTSLPAFLSTNVPPILQKIIKGGHVKGFSLGEIASLGHLIEYSTLTVTAMQNWVKRDFKEYLGSPKEGKKYSVNQAALLFIIDDLKSALNFESIRQLFQLMFLKPDRDDDDLIEPAKLYYAYAGLFEEIKSSPSIQTQCKVDQVLHKEFSWKEDTSLKNSIDRVINRLTHLSRAQRESVRNMLLIATISVQTCYFQSLARQYFNAALFLDF, from the coding sequence ATGGAATCATTTGCATTGACTCGTGTGGAGATGTCCAGTCTACTGCTCTCATTGACCGGATTGTCAGACCGGAAACCGCTGAATATCCTCCAAGAGGCATGGGCAAAGTTTCACCGTGAAGAATTACAAAAGGGGACTTCGTTACCCGCTTTTTTATCAACCAATGTTCCACCCATATTACAAAAGATCATTAAAGGCGGCCATGTAAAAGGCTTTTCACTTGGTGAAATTGCTTCATTGGGCCATCTTATAGAGTATTCCACATTGACCGTCACAGCTATGCAAAATTGGGTCAAGCGCGACTTCAAGGAATATCTCGGTTCGCCTAAAGAAGGAAAGAAATATTCGGTTAATCAGGCGGCGCTTTTGTTTATTATTGATGATCTCAAATCAGCCCTTAACTTTGAAAGTATTCGCCAATTGTTCCAGCTAATGTTCCTAAAGCCGGATCGCGATGATGATGATCTAATTGAACCGGCCAAGCTGTATTACGCATATGCAGGGCTTTTTGAGGAGATCAAAAGCAGTCCATCGATTCAGACGCAATGTAAAGTAGATCAAGTGTTGCACAAGGAGTTCTCTTGGAAAGAAGATACCTCGTTAAAAAACTCTATAGATCGTGTAATTAACCGGCTGACACATTTGTCGAGAGCGCAGAGAGAATCCGTTCGTAATATGCTGCTTATCGCTACAATTTCTGTGCAGACCTGTTATTTTCAATCGCTGGCTAGGCAATACTTTAATGCTGCTTTATTTCTTGATTTTTGA
- a CDS encoding GNAT family N-acetyltransferase: protein MMVTLRELVPEDAGELLRLQHQLDQESKFMLLEPDERQASLCQVKEMIESFLVAETSILIGAEVDNHLAGYLSVRGGSVRRNRHSAYIVIGIQKQYQGNGIGAGLFREMDIWAMNNGIVRLELSVMTHNQAALALYIKNGFEIEGTKRKSLIIDGEWVDEYYMSKILPKEKRIEDQI from the coding sequence ATGATGGTTACACTTAGAGAACTGGTGCCGGAGGATGCAGGTGAATTGCTTCGACTTCAGCATCAGTTAGACCAGGAGTCCAAATTTATGTTATTGGAACCGGATGAAAGACAAGCTAGTCTTTGTCAGGTCAAAGAAATGATCGAAAGCTTTCTGGTAGCAGAAACTTCAATTCTTATAGGGGCAGAGGTTGACAATCATTTGGCAGGTTACTTGTCTGTTAGAGGTGGAAGTGTTAGACGTAATAGACATAGCGCGTACATAGTGATTGGGATTCAGAAACAATATCAGGGGAATGGGATTGGAGCTGGCCTGTTCCGTGAGATGGACATCTGGGCTATGAACAATGGGATTGTTCGTCTTGAGTTATCCGTCATGACCCATAATCAAGCTGCTTTGGCGCTATATATCAAGAACGGGTTTGAAATCGAAGGGACGAAGCGGAAATCTCTTATTATCGATGGTGAGTGGGTGGACGAATATTATATGAGCAAAATTCTCCCAAAAGAAAAAAGGATAGAGGATCAGATTTAA
- a CDS encoding VOC family protein yields the protein MISPILNQIGAVFIPVKDIEKSKQWYCQLLGLPLDGEVLFGHLYVVPMQGPGIVLDSKIYTAESVLNIPSFHLNTEDIDAAYDYVKANGGEILTDIEHDHWFNFKDPDGNVIMVCRC from the coding sequence ATGATAAGTCCGATTCTGAATCAGATTGGTGCTGTTTTTATTCCGGTAAAGGATATTGAGAAATCTAAACAATGGTATTGCCAATTGCTTGGACTGCCACTAGATGGAGAGGTATTATTCGGCCATTTATATGTAGTCCCTATGCAGGGACCGGGCATCGTTTTGGACAGTAAGATTTACACCGCTGAATCTGTTCTAAACATCCCTTCGTTTCATCTAAACACCGAGGACATTGATGCTGCTTATGATTATGTAAAGGCCAACGGAGGAGAGATTCTGACGGATATCGAACATGATCATTGGTTTAATTTTAAAGATCCCGATGGAAATGTGATTATGGTCTGTCGTTGTTAA
- a CDS encoding nitroreductase family protein, translating to MTQSQKTQQNSVAKIIKERRSIKLFKKDPLPQGLLEELLNVAVWAPNHGVREPWRFIAFQGEGSKFLAESAFAFVKRAIADPEVAAKRKEYISNIPLTVIVVMPEDPRQREWDEDFAAASALVQNFQLAAWEQGVGTIWKTDPYINNPEFRTKIGVKPGEKIVAMIHAGYPETVPDSRPRTDASELLKIVDFYPENGVVE from the coding sequence ATGACGCAATCTCAGAAGACTCAACAGAATAGTGTGGCCAAAATAATAAAAGAACGACGCTCGATTAAGCTTTTTAAAAAAGATCCACTTCCACAAGGCCTTTTAGAGGAATTATTAAATGTAGCGGTATGGGCACCGAATCATGGTGTGCGTGAGCCGTGGAGATTTATTGCTTTTCAAGGGGAAGGTTCGAAATTCCTAGCTGAATCTGCATTTGCTTTTGTAAAACGTGCTATAGCTGATCCAGAAGTGGCTGCTAAACGTAAAGAATATATCTCGAATATTCCATTAACAGTAATCGTAGTGATGCCTGAAGATCCTCGGCAAAGAGAGTGGGACGAGGATTTTGCAGCAGCGTCCGCACTAGTACAGAACTTCCAGCTCGCAGCTTGGGAACAAGGTGTAGGAACGATTTGGAAGACTGATCCATACATCAACAACCCTGAATTCCGCACTAAAATTGGTGTGAAGCCCGGCGAAAAAATTGTAGCCATGATCCATGCCGGATATCCGGAAACTGTACCTGACAGCCGTCCACGCACAGACGCTTCGGAGCTGCTGAAGATCGTAGACTTCTATCCAGAGAATGGCGTAGTGGAATAA
- a CDS encoding GNAT family N-acetyltransferase: protein MIREAVPKDAINIEELYRILLPEHPAIHVSPERLKQIADHPDSFLYVYEEQGIIVGSLHLHFCMDALCDDRPFAVIERVIVAEKVRGKGYGAMLMRHAENVAISKGALKIMLASAAKREEAHRFYEHLGYDGSSSKLFKKYL from the coding sequence ATGATAAGAGAAGCTGTGCCCAAAGACGCTATCAATATTGAAGAACTATACCGGATTTTGCTGCCTGAGCATCCAGCTATTCATGTATCCCCTGAGCGACTGAAGCAGATAGCAGATCATCCGGATAGTTTTCTTTATGTGTACGAAGAACAAGGAATAATTGTCGGGTCGTTACATCTTCATTTTTGTATGGATGCTTTGTGTGACGATAGGCCCTTTGCTGTTATAGAAAGAGTTATTGTGGCTGAAAAAGTACGAGGAAAAGGGTATGGCGCAATGCTAATGAGACATGCCGAGAATGTAGCAATCTCCAAGGGAGCCCTTAAGATTATGTTAGCAAGTGCTGCAAAGAGAGAAGAAGCGCATCGTTTTTACGAGCATCTAGGTTATGATGGCAGCTCCAGCAAGTTGTTCAAGAAGTATTTATAG
- a CDS encoding helix-turn-helix transcriptional regulator, with amino-acid sequence MGENKNIKLKLARIQKNLSQEQLAEVVGVTRQTIGLIEAGNYNPTIKLCIAICKALDTSLNDIFWED; translated from the coding sequence GTGGGAGAGAACAAAAACATCAAGTTAAAGCTGGCAAGGATCCAAAAGAATCTTTCCCAAGAACAGTTAGCGGAAGTTGTAGGGGTTACACGGCAGACGATCGGCCTGATTGAAGCTGGTAACTATAACCCGACGATTAAGCTGTGCATAGCCATCTGCAAGGCGTTAGATACGTCATTAAACGATATTTTTTGGGAGGATTAG
- a CDS encoding TetR/AcrR family transcriptional regulator, which yields MSPRAGLDRHTLVIRAAEIADDEGIEAVTLAALAGKLGVRSPSLYNHINGLQDLRTGLAIYGLELLFTSMSNAAEGLNGDAAVHAMGRAYVDFARSRPGLYETTLRAPEQENTELEAAGEHILQFIIQVMKSYLLGEEGELHAVRGLRSILHGFASLEQKGGFGMALDTNESLTRLISTFITGIGNMKSD from the coding sequence ATGTCACCTAGAGCAGGATTAGATCGTCACACACTAGTGATTAGAGCAGCAGAAATTGCCGATGATGAAGGTATAGAGGCCGTTACCTTGGCTGCATTAGCAGGTAAACTAGGTGTTCGTTCCCCGTCATTATACAACCATATAAATGGACTGCAGGATTTGCGGACTGGGCTCGCCATTTACGGATTAGAGTTATTATTTACAAGCATGTCGAACGCAGCTGAAGGATTAAATGGAGATGCTGCTGTACACGCAATGGGCCGGGCATATGTGGATTTTGCTAGGAGTAGACCAGGTCTGTATGAGACTACACTACGAGCGCCTGAGCAGGAGAACACGGAGCTTGAAGCGGCTGGTGAGCATATTTTGCAGTTTATAATTCAGGTGATGAAGAGTTATCTATTAGGCGAAGAAGGAGAACTTCATGCCGTAAGGGGATTACGGAGTATCCTGCATGGATTCGCCTCATTGGAGCAAAAGGGTGGATTCGGTATGGCGCTCGATACTAACGAGAGTCTAACCCGCTTGATTAGCACTTTTATAACCGGAATTGGAAATATGAAATCTGATTAA
- a CDS encoding aminopeptidase produces the protein MTDFQAKLSKYADLAVQIGVNVQPGQILVVNAPILAADFVRLITAKAYAIGASLVKVNWSDASITRQQFEHAAPEVFTQPPTWYAGEMTEFAEKGAAILNVIAEDPDALKGIDPVRISNFQKVRGAALTKYREMQMSDKVSWSIVAVPCQAWADKVFPEVPAEERVDKLWEAIFHTVRLDREDPVAAWQEHLDTLEQKANVLNAKKYKKLHYIAPGTDLSIELPEGHIWAQGDSINAKGHSFVANMPTEEVFTAPLKTGVNGTVRSTKPLSHGGNIIDGFSISFENGRIVSVTAEQGQEALEHLISMDEGAKYLGEVALVPHKSPISESNILYYNTLFDENASNHLAIGMAYAFCLEGGKDMNPEQLIEHGLNNSVTHVDFMIGSAEMNIYGITADGTEEPVFLNGNWAF, from the coding sequence ATGACTGATTTTCAGGCTAAGCTTAGTAAATATGCAGATTTAGCTGTACAAATAGGTGTTAATGTTCAACCCGGGCAAATTCTAGTGGTGAATGCACCGATTCTTGCCGCTGATTTCGTACGTCTAATTACCGCTAAGGCATATGCCATCGGAGCAAGTTTAGTTAAGGTGAACTGGAGTGATGCGAGCATTACACGCCAACAGTTTGAACACGCTGCGCCAGAGGTATTCACTCAGCCTCCTACTTGGTACGCAGGTGAAATGACTGAATTCGCCGAAAAAGGTGCGGCTATCCTTAACGTGATCGCTGAAGATCCTGATGCACTTAAAGGTATTGATCCAGTACGTATCTCCAATTTTCAAAAAGTACGTGGAGCTGCCCTCACCAAATATCGTGAAATGCAAATGTCCGACAAAGTTAGCTGGAGTATTGTAGCTGTTCCTTGTCAAGCTTGGGCGGATAAAGTGTTCCCTGAGGTTCCAGCCGAAGAACGTGTAGATAAACTCTGGGAAGCCATTTTCCACACCGTGCGTCTTGACCGTGAAGATCCAGTAGCTGCATGGCAGGAGCATCTCGACACCTTAGAACAAAAAGCAAATGTACTCAATGCAAAAAAATATAAAAAGCTGCATTACATAGCACCTGGCACTGACCTTAGCATCGAGCTTCCTGAAGGCCATATCTGGGCACAAGGAGACAGCATTAATGCAAAAGGTCATTCTTTTGTAGCCAATATGCCTACCGAAGAAGTCTTCACTGCACCACTAAAAACTGGTGTTAATGGCACTGTAAGAAGCACAAAGCCACTTAGTCATGGCGGCAACATCATCGATGGCTTCTCTATTAGCTTTGAGAACGGCCGTATTGTAAGTGTTACTGCTGAGCAAGGTCAAGAAGCGCTAGAGCACCTCATTAGTATGGATGAAGGAGCGAAATACTTAGGGGAAGTTGCCTTGGTTCCTCATAAATCCCCTATTTCTGAATCCAACATTCTTTATTACAACACATTGTTTGACGAAAATGCTTCTAATCACCTTGCTATAGGTATGGCTTATGCCTTCTGTTTAGAAGGCGGTAAAGATATGAATCCAGAGCAGTTAATTGAGCATGGCCTCAACAATAGTGTAACCCATGTGGATTTCATGATCGGGTCAGCTGAGATGAACATTTACGGGATAACTGCTGATGGAACTGAAGAACCTGTCTTCCTGAATGGAAACTGGGCGTTCTAA
- a CDS encoding aminopeptidase, which translates to MLDFKQKLENYALLAVKIGVNIQPGQTLVVNADIVSAELVRLVVRKAYEAGARLVKVNYSDEVVLRTRYDLAPSDSFLEPPQWQADELEDLAKKGAAFLTIISADPDLLKGVEPGRIADNQRISGQTLAPYREYLMGNHASWSGLAFPSASWAEKVFPDAPSEQQVELLWDAIFKATRADQDDPIEAWSRHLDGLKTRCASLNESKFRKLHYTAPGTDLTIELPEGHIWCQAGAVNGKGVPFLANIPTEEVFTAPLKSGINGKVSSTKPLSYGGNLINNFTLTFENGKVIDFTAEEGAETLASLIALDEGSSYLGEVALVPFHSPISESGILYYTTLYDENASCHLALGAAYAFTIQEGITMTKEQLLEKGMNQSHTHVDFMMGSPEMNIDGINDDGTTVPIFRNGDWA; encoded by the coding sequence ATGTTGGATTTCAAGCAAAAGCTGGAGAATTACGCATTGCTGGCCGTGAAGATTGGCGTTAATATTCAACCGGGTCAGACACTCGTTGTGAATGCAGATATTGTATCCGCAGAGCTTGTGCGACTTGTGGTTCGTAAAGCCTATGAAGCCGGCGCGAGACTTGTAAAGGTGAATTATAGTGATGAAGTTGTATTACGTACACGATATGATCTTGCTCCATCCGATTCCTTCCTGGAGCCGCCGCAGTGGCAAGCCGATGAATTAGAGGATCTTGCTAAAAAGGGAGCCGCATTTCTAACCATTATCTCTGCTGACCCGGATCTTTTAAAAGGCGTTGAACCTGGAAGAATTGCCGATAATCAGCGTATCTCTGGGCAGACCCTAGCGCCATATCGTGAGTACTTAATGGGAAATCATGCGAGCTGGAGCGGTCTTGCCTTCCCATCAGCCTCTTGGGCGGAAAAAGTGTTCCCTGATGCTCCATCCGAGCAGCAGGTTGAACTGTTATGGGATGCCATCTTTAAAGCCACACGTGCGGATCAGGACGATCCTATTGAAGCATGGAGCCGCCATTTAGATGGACTCAAAACTCGTTGCGCTTCCTTGAATGAAAGTAAGTTTCGCAAGCTGCACTATACAGCACCTGGTACAGATTTAACTATTGAGTTGCCGGAAGGACACATCTGGTGTCAGGCAGGAGCTGTGAACGGTAAGGGCGTCCCTTTCTTAGCCAATATTCCTACGGAAGAAGTGTTTACTGCCCCTTTGAAGTCTGGTATTAATGGTAAAGTGAGCAGCACTAAGCCACTTAGCTACGGCGGCAATCTAATCAATAACTTCACGCTGACCTTTGAGAACGGTAAAGTGATTGATTTTACTGCTGAAGAAGGCGCTGAAACTTTGGCATCACTAATCGCGCTGGATGAAGGCTCTTCCTATCTTGGCGAAGTTGCTTTGGTACCTTTCCACTCTCCGATTTCTGAGAGCGGTATTCTTTATTACACTACGTTGTATGATGAGAATGCCTCCTGTCATTTGGCTTTAGGTGCAGCTTATGCCTTCACAATTCAAGAAGGAATTACGATGACTAAGGAACAGCTGTTGGAAAAAGGAATGAATCAAAGCCATACCCATGTTGACTTTATGATGGGCTCTCCTGAAATGAATATTGACGGAATTAACGATGATGGAACAACAGTACCTATCTTCCGTAATGGGGATTGGGCTTAA